One window of the Luteolibacter sp. Y139 genome contains the following:
- a CDS encoding c-type cytochrome domain-containing protein — protein MAAIALVNRAAIILALPVLVGISSAADKVTYDDQVLPIFQQTCLNCHNPDKTKGGLDLSTFSGAMKGGSGGKIAEPGDVGSKLIAVVLQTSDPKMPPEGEKLGSDQINMLKAWIEGGLLENKSSSARKPSKPKFDTALKSAADQKPEGPPPMPVDVLLDPPVVASRASSVHAMASSPWAPLLAVTGQRQVLLFDTNSLELTGVLPFPEGDPVSLAFTPNARYLIVGGGVPGKSGVTVTFDVVTGERMLVAGKEFDSVLASDLKPDLSLVATGSPSRLIKIWKAEDGSQLHSIKKHTDWVTALDFSPDGILLATGDRNGGVYVWEADSGNEYQTLRAHQAAITATAFRADSNLLATASEDGTVRFWEMNGGTEVKKLDAHPGGVLAFAWTRDGSFITSGRDRAVKLWKPDFNLLREFKDQPDLPVAVAFDSEGKKAFAADYRGQITVWDVASGNPVGSFDANPPSVEQRLASLREEIHKQPEVVSAAEAATNDAQQKLADSRKRMTDAEAALQQARDALAAAVKTKQESEQKLSNTNQQLPPKREQAGQARGRLDTANKEAEAKKAAIAAVDQKIASSDQESQAAAAELKRLEDELAKARTEDRKDAIATLEGSVNAQRPKAEAAASTLEQVRSERAREQGALSEIEGRQKAAAEETTKLDAEVAALAKEGETLPPIVAAATQAATEGEAKIKDHEAAIPPARDAIGPAEKIAQEATAKLEQTKQRLPWLQDRERHWSAAGVNAEALKTRAEADRQNAEAEELVADFQGHVKAVDEQTNALTTARQELADAEAKHATLGKPEAPADPKAIEESAKALEGIRGKVHDLEGKLATATASLAEAKAKVDTTLPAAQALRAKAEDLKARYLSLRAAK, from the coding sequence ATGGCTGCAATCGCCTTGGTGAATCGCGCAGCCATCATCCTCGCTCTCCCGGTCCTCGTCGGCATCTCGTCCGCCGCGGACAAGGTCACCTACGACGACCAGGTGCTGCCAATCTTCCAGCAGACCTGCCTGAACTGCCACAATCCGGACAAGACCAAGGGCGGACTCGATCTCTCCACCTTCTCCGGCGCCATGAAAGGCGGCTCCGGCGGCAAGATCGCAGAGCCGGGCGACGTGGGTTCGAAACTCATCGCGGTGGTCCTGCAGACCTCCGACCCGAAAATGCCGCCCGAGGGCGAGAAGCTCGGCAGCGACCAAATCAACATGCTCAAGGCATGGATCGAGGGCGGACTCTTGGAAAACAAGAGCTCGTCCGCGAGGAAACCTTCGAAGCCGAAATTCGATACCGCTCTCAAATCCGCCGCCGACCAGAAGCCGGAAGGCCCGCCGCCGATGCCGGTGGATGTCTTGTTAGACCCGCCGGTCGTCGCGTCGCGAGCGTCATCGGTCCATGCGATGGCATCCTCGCCCTGGGCGCCGCTTTTGGCCGTGACCGGCCAGCGGCAGGTGCTGCTTTTCGATACCAACTCGCTGGAACTCACCGGCGTGCTTCCCTTCCCCGAGGGCGATCCGGTCTCCCTCGCCTTCACGCCGAATGCCCGCTACCTGATCGTCGGCGGCGGCGTGCCCGGGAAATCCGGCGTCACCGTCACCTTCGACGTGGTGACCGGCGAACGCATGCTGGTCGCCGGAAAGGAGTTCGACAGCGTACTCGCGAGCGACTTGAAGCCGGACCTCTCGCTCGTCGCGACCGGCTCCCCTTCCCGCCTTATCAAGATCTGGAAGGCTGAGGACGGCAGCCAGCTTCACTCGATCAAGAAGCACACCGACTGGGTCACCGCCCTCGATTTCTCGCCGGATGGCATCCTGCTGGCCACCGGCGACCGCAATGGCGGCGTCTACGTCTGGGAAGCTGACAGCGGCAACGAATATCAAACCCTGCGTGCTCATCAGGCCGCCATCACCGCCACCGCCTTCCGCGCCGACTCCAACCTGCTCGCCACGGCGTCCGAGGACGGCACCGTGCGCTTCTGGGAAATGAACGGCGGCACCGAGGTGAAGAAGCTCGATGCCCATCCGGGCGGCGTGCTCGCCTTCGCGTGGACCCGTGACGGCTCCTTCATCACCTCCGGCCGCGACCGCGCGGTGAAGCTGTGGAAGCCCGACTTCAACCTGCTACGCGAGTTCAAGGATCAGCCGGACCTTCCCGTGGCGGTCGCCTTCGACAGCGAGGGCAAGAAAGCCTTCGCCGCCGACTATCGCGGCCAGATCACCGTGTGGGACGTGGCCAGCGGCAATCCCGTCGGCAGCTTCGATGCGAATCCCCCCTCGGTAGAGCAGCGCTTGGCCTCCCTGCGCGAGGAAATCCACAAGCAACCCGAAGTCGTCTCCGCCGCCGAAGCCGCCACGAACGACGCCCAACAAAAGCTCGCCGACTCCCGCAAGCGCATGACCGATGCCGAGGCCGCGCTGCAACAAGCCCGTGACGCCCTTGCCGCCGCGGTGAAGACCAAGCAGGAGTCCGAGCAAAAGCTCTCTAACACCAACCAGCAGCTGCCCCCGAAGCGCGAGCAAGCCGGCCAAGCCCGTGGCCGCCTCGACACCGCCAACAAGGAAGCCGAGGCCAAGAAGGCTGCCATCGCCGCCGTGGACCAGAAGATCGCGAGCTCCGATCAAGAGAGCCAAGCGGCGGCCGCGGAATTGAAGCGCCTCGAAGACGAATTGGCGAAGGCCCGAACCGAAGATCGGAAGGACGCCATCGCAACCCTTGAGGGCTCCGTCAATGCCCAGCGCCCGAAGGCAGAAGCCGCCGCGTCCACCCTTGAGCAGGTCCGTTCCGAACGTGCCCGCGAGCAAGGCGCGCTCTCTGAGATCGAAGGCCGGCAGAAGGCCGCCGCCGAGGAGACGACGAAACTGGATGCCGAGGTCGCCGCACTTGCAAAGGAGGGCGAAACCCTTCCCCCCATCGTCGCCGCAGCCACGCAGGCCGCCACCGAAGGCGAGGCCAAGATCAAGGATCACGAAGCCGCCATCCCCCCAGCCCGCGACGCCATCGGCCCCGCCGAGAAGATTGCCCAGGAAGCCACCGCCAAGCTTGAACAAACCAAGCAGCGCCTGCCATGGCTTCAAGATCGCGAGCGCCACTGGAGCGCCGCCGGGGTAAATGCCGAGGCCCTCAAAACCCGCGCCGAAGCGGACCGCCAGAATGCCGAAGCCGAAGAACTCGTCGCCGATTTCCAAGGCCATGTGAAAGCCGTCGACGAGCAGACCAACGCCCTCACAACCGCCCGGCAGGAACTCGCGGATGCCGAAGCGAAGCACGCCACCTTGGGCAAACCCGAAGCCCCTGCCGATCCCAAGGCCATCGAGGAGTCAGCGAAGGCACTGGAAGGAATCCGCGGCAAGGTCCACGACCTCGAAGGCAAGCTCGCCACAGCCACCGCCTCTCTAGCGGAGGCCAAAGCCAAGGTCGACACCACCCTCCCCGCCGCCCAAGCCCTGCGTGCCAAGGCCGAGGACTTGAAGGCCCGCTACCTCTCCCTGCGCGCCGCGAAGTGA
- a CDS encoding PSD1 and planctomycete cytochrome C domain-containing protein, with protein MPSGFPSPALLLAFAFPALAGASESFEKARLILETKCVSCHCPEKTKGDLLMTTREHFLKGGKSGAAIVLEHLEKSELLVRVKLEEDDDDIMPPKGKPLTQEEIGVLETWMKEGAPWPEGIVFAPRPKTALPDWNAPADPEIAGIEAFPKTVSLETSADFHRVLAIARFKDAATQDITRQIKASVADPSVAKLEGTTLKPLKDGSTTLTLEYRGLKTEVPVTVKDATKPRPISFQLDVMPVLTSSGCNTGSCHGSARGKDGFHLSLFGFDPQGDHFRLTRENPGRRINLSLPEESLMVTKAVGAVPHTGGKLFEKGSAPYETLVAWIKSGAEYDQGEIARPTGITVEPSQLVLKGEDLETPFTVKATYSDGTDRDVTTLSSFSTSNDNSVSINLRSGLSTSKNRGEAFLLGRFMTFTEVAQAIVIPKNLNYTRPELPEFNYIDKPVYEKLHKLRIIPAPLCDDETFLRRVFIDVVGKLPEPSEREKFLTDTNPKKREALVDELIGRKEFSEMWVMKWAELLQIRTFNNGPQQVSYKAALGYYNWLRDRIAGNKPFNEIVRELLSSEGGTFSSPATNFFQIEQDVLKLTENVAQVFMGTRIQCAQCHNHPFDRWTMDDYYGFASFFAQVKRKPAEDPRERIVFDGNGEVPHLVTKQPVKPRFLGTKTPDDFGKKSRREAMAEWLTSTDNPWFARNVANVTWAHFFGVGITDPVDDVRISNPPANPELLAALSSKFVEYNYDLRKLVRDICTSRTYQLSSATNETNETDTRNFSRSMVRRIRAEVLLDCISQATQTPNKFKGLPLGSSAVQIADGNTSTYFLTTFGRASRATVCSCEVKMEPNLSQALHLLNGDATHNRIQQGKIVESMLEQKKSPEEVIQQLYLKTVNRMPTATELEKLMAAVNEGKNDGEKQQILNDVFWALLNSKEFIFNH; from the coding sequence ATGCCATCCGGTTTTCCGTCGCCTGCACTCCTTCTGGCATTCGCCTTCCCGGCCCTCGCCGGGGCGTCGGAGTCATTTGAGAAGGCACGGCTGATCCTGGAGACGAAGTGCGTCTCCTGCCACTGCCCGGAGAAGACCAAGGGCGACCTGCTGATGACCACCCGCGAGCACTTCCTCAAGGGTGGCAAATCAGGCGCCGCGATCGTGCTGGAACACCTGGAAAAGTCCGAGCTGCTCGTCCGGGTGAAGCTGGAGGAGGATGACGACGACATCATGCCGCCGAAGGGCAAGCCCCTCACTCAGGAAGAGATCGGAGTGCTGGAGACTTGGATGAAAGAAGGAGCGCCATGGCCCGAGGGCATTGTGTTCGCCCCGCGGCCGAAGACCGCCTTGCCGGATTGGAACGCACCGGCCGATCCCGAGATCGCCGGCATCGAAGCCTTCCCGAAAACGGTGTCTCTCGAGACCTCCGCGGATTTCCACAGGGTGCTGGCCATCGCCCGCTTCAAGGACGCGGCCACCCAGGATATCACCCGCCAGATCAAGGCCAGCGTCGCCGACCCGTCGGTCGCCAAACTGGAAGGCACCACCCTCAAGCCCCTCAAGGACGGAAGCACCACGCTAACTCTGGAATACCGCGGCCTGAAGACAGAGGTCCCGGTCACCGTGAAGGACGCCACCAAGCCGCGCCCGATCTCCTTCCAGCTCGACGTGATGCCGGTGCTCACCTCTTCCGGTTGCAATACCGGCTCCTGCCACGGCTCGGCACGCGGCAAGGACGGCTTCCACCTCAGCCTCTTCGGCTTCGATCCGCAGGGCGATCACTTCCGCCTCACGCGCGAAAACCCCGGCCGCCGCATCAATCTCTCCCTACCGGAAGAGTCCCTGATGGTGACCAAGGCGGTGGGCGCAGTCCCGCACACCGGCGGTAAACTCTTTGAGAAAGGCAGCGCGCCTTACGAGACCCTCGTCGCCTGGATCAAGTCCGGCGCCGAGTATGATCAGGGCGAGATCGCACGACCCACCGGCATCACCGTCGAGCCTTCGCAACTCGTCCTCAAGGGCGAAGACTTGGAAACCCCTTTCACGGTTAAGGCCACCTATTCTGACGGCACCGACCGCGACGTGACCACACTCTCGTCCTTCTCCACTTCGAACGACAACTCGGTCTCGATCAATCTCCGCAGCGGCCTCTCCACCTCGAAGAACCGCGGTGAGGCCTTTCTGTTAGGCCGCTTCATGACCTTCACCGAGGTCGCCCAGGCGATCGTCATTCCGAAGAACCTCAACTACACGCGACCCGAGCTTCCCGAGTTCAACTACATCGACAAGCCCGTCTACGAAAAGCTGCACAAGCTCCGCATCATCCCCGCGCCCCTCTGCGATGATGAGACCTTCCTGCGCCGCGTCTTCATTGATGTGGTGGGCAAGCTCCCGGAACCATCCGAGCGGGAGAAATTCCTCACCGACACCAATCCGAAAAAGCGCGAGGCACTGGTAGACGAGTTGATCGGCCGCAAGGAGTTCTCCGAGATGTGGGTCATGAAGTGGGCGGAACTCCTGCAGATCCGCACCTTCAACAACGGCCCGCAGCAGGTCTCCTACAAGGCCGCTCTCGGCTACTACAATTGGCTGCGCGACCGCATCGCAGGCAACAAGCCCTTCAATGAGATCGTCCGCGAGTTGCTGTCCTCGGAAGGCGGCACCTTCTCCAGCCCGGCCACGAACTTCTTTCAGATCGAGCAGGACGTCCTGAAGCTCACCGAGAACGTCGCCCAGGTCTTCATGGGCACCCGCATCCAATGCGCCCAATGCCACAATCACCCCTTCGACCGGTGGACCATGGACGACTACTACGGCTTCGCCTCGTTCTTCGCCCAAGTGAAGCGCAAGCCTGCCGAAGACCCCCGCGAGCGCATCGTCTTCGATGGCAATGGCGAGGTCCCCCACCTCGTAACGAAGCAACCGGTGAAGCCCCGCTTCCTCGGCACCAAGACCCCCGATGACTTCGGCAAAAAGTCCCGCCGCGAAGCCATGGCCGAGTGGCTGACCTCCACCGACAATCCATGGTTTGCCCGCAACGTCGCCAACGTCACCTGGGCCCACTTCTTCGGCGTAGGCATCACCGATCCGGTGGACGACGTCCGGATCTCCAATCCACCGGCGAATCCCGAGCTGCTCGCGGCACTCTCCAGCAAGTTCGTCGAATACAACTATGACCTGCGGAAGCTGGTCCGCGACATCTGCACCTCACGCACCTACCAGCTCTCCAGCGCGACCAACGAAACGAACGAGACCGACACCCGGAATTTCTCTCGCTCCATGGTCCGGCGCATCCGCGCAGAGGTCCTGCTCGATTGCATCTCCCAGGCGACCCAGACCCCGAACAAGTTCAAGGGCCTGCCACTCGGCTCCAGTGCCGTCCAGATCGCCGATGGCAATACCTCCACCTATTTCCTCACCACCTTCGGCCGCGCCAGCCGGGCCACGGTCTGTTCCTGCGAGGTGAAAATGGAGCCGAACCTGTCCCAGGCGCTCCATCTCCTCAATGGCGATGCCACCCACAATCGCATCCAACAGGGCAAGATCGTGGAGTCCATGTTGGAGCAGAAAAAGAGTCCGGAGGAAGTCATCCAACAGCTCTATCTCAAGACCGTGAACCGCATGCCAACTGCCACCGAGCTGGAGAAGCTCATGGCAGCCGTCAATGAGGGAAAAAACGACGGGGAAAAGCAGCAAATCCTCAATGATGTGTTCTGGGCCCTGCTGAACTCAAAGGAGTTCATCTTCAACCACTGA
- a CDS encoding ThuA domain-containing protein, which translates to MKPILRLILPVALASSTLADDSWIVFEGKSGPGKGKHVVLVSGDEEYRSEESFPMLGKMLAEKHGFKCTVLFSVDPASGEINPDEQTNIPGIESIDSADFVILGLRFRELPDDKMKHIVDYVEAGKPLLGLRTSTHSFSYSRKKDSPYASWSYNANGGFGKNVLGETWVNHHGNHAHESTRGVIEEANKSHPLLTGVTDVWGPTDVYAVNKLPDDAKVLLRGSVLTGMKPDDAPVTGKKNDPMMPVAWVRDRKLDNGKTQKVICSTMGAATDFESPGVRRFVVNSVYWGCGLPVPAKLDVEPIGDYKPSNFGFKGYKKGVKPADLK; encoded by the coding sequence ATGAAGCCCATTCTCCGCCTCATCCTCCCGGTCGCCCTCGCCTCCTCCACTCTGGCTGACGATTCTTGGATTGTTTTCGAAGGCAAGTCCGGCCCGGGCAAGGGCAAGCATGTGGTGCTGGTCAGTGGCGATGAGGAATACCGCTCGGAGGAATCCTTCCCCATGCTCGGCAAGATGCTGGCCGAGAAGCACGGCTTCAAGTGCACCGTCCTCTTCTCCGTCGACCCCGCAAGTGGCGAGATCAATCCCGACGAGCAGACCAATATCCCGGGCATCGAATCGATCGACTCCGCTGACTTCGTCATCCTCGGCCTCCGCTTCCGCGAACTGCCGGACGACAAGATGAAGCACATCGTCGATTACGTCGAAGCCGGCAAGCCTCTGCTCGGCCTGCGCACCTCCACGCACTCGTTCAGCTACAGCCGCAAGAAGGACAGCCCCTACGCCTCGTGGTCCTACAATGCGAACGGCGGCTTCGGCAAAAATGTCCTCGGCGAGACGTGGGTGAATCACCACGGCAACCATGCCCACGAAAGCACCCGCGGCGTGATCGAGGAGGCGAACAAGAGCCATCCCCTGCTTACCGGCGTCACCGACGTGTGGGGACCCACCGATGTCTATGCCGTCAACAAGCTCCCCGATGACGCGAAGGTCCTGCTCCGCGGCTCGGTCCTCACCGGCATGAAGCCGGACGATGCTCCGGTAACCGGCAAGAAGAACGATCCCATGATGCCGGTCGCTTGGGTCCGCGACCGCAAGCTGGACAATGGCAAGACCCAGAAGGTGATCTGCTCCACCATGGGTGCCGCGACCGACTTCGAGTCACCGGGCGTCCGCCGCTTCGTCGTGAACTCCGTCTACTGGGGTTGCGGCCTGCCGGTTCCGGCGAAGCTCGATGTGGAGCCGATCGGCGACTACAAGCCCTCGAATTTCGGCTTCAAAGGCTACAAGAAGGGCGTGAAGCCCGCCGACTTGAAGTGA
- a CDS encoding endonuclease/exonuclease/phosphatase family protein, which produces MKWLLCSGLLAIISTCHHEAPKAVPVSEDGSLPLTLTTFNIRYEDPGERDWKAWPNRIGRLVKSIHTMNPDVFGVQECLHGQAADLRASLPDYDFHGVGRDDGKRAGEYAAIFFRRDRFEKTDGGTFWLSDEPEKPGSMTWGNGFPRTATWVRLVDRSTGRGFCVFNTHWDHRNQYSRERAAPLIAKRIGSRPHPEEPLVLLGDFNATEGNPAVDYFVGKSVTLAGTKQAPWSTPLIDTYQILHADVKNRRTLHFWQGNRDGWVKVDHILVSHGAKVEASDIKVERAREEQPSDHFPVWAKVRWK; this is translated from the coding sequence ATGAAGTGGCTCCTCTGCAGCGGCCTCCTTGCCATCATCTCCACCTGCCACCACGAGGCCCCGAAGGCCGTGCCCGTGTCGGAAGATGGTTCCCTGCCGCTAACCCTCACCACCTTCAATATCCGCTACGAGGATCCGGGCGAACGCGACTGGAAGGCGTGGCCAAATCGCATCGGGCGCTTGGTCAAATCCATCCACACCATGAATCCCGACGTCTTCGGCGTGCAGGAGTGCCTCCACGGGCAAGCTGCCGACTTGCGAGCCTCCCTCCCCGACTACGACTTCCACGGCGTGGGTCGCGATGACGGCAAGCGCGCCGGCGAATATGCCGCGATCTTCTTCCGCCGCGACCGCTTCGAGAAAACCGACGGCGGCACCTTCTGGCTTTCCGATGAACCGGAGAAGCCCGGTTCAATGACATGGGGCAATGGCTTCCCCCGCACCGCCACCTGGGTCCGCCTCGTCGATCGCAGCACCGGTCGCGGCTTCTGCGTCTTCAATACCCACTGGGACCACCGCAACCAATACTCACGCGAGCGGGCCGCGCCCCTGATCGCCAAGCGCATCGGAAGCCGGCCTCATCCGGAAGAGCCGCTCGTTCTGTTAGGCGACTTCAATGCGACCGAAGGAAACCCCGCCGTCGACTACTTCGTTGGAAAGTCCGTCACGCTCGCAGGCACCAAGCAAGCGCCGTGGAGCACGCCCTTGATCGATACCTATCAGATCCTCCACGCCGACGTGAAGAACCGCCGCACCCTCCACTTCTGGCAGGGCAACCGCGACGGCTGGGTAAAGGTGGACCACATCCTCGTCAGCCACGGCGCCAAGGTCGAAGCATCCGACATCAAGGTCGAACGCGCCCGCGAAGAGCAGCCGTCCGATCACTTCCCCGTGTGGGCCAAGGTGAGGTGGAAGTGA
- a CDS encoding peptidylprolyl isomerase, whose amino-acid sequence MRLTTSTLRIGFLTAILLYLAGDLFVFTGPLRQWMRRGLPDSPQSIAKAKAQGVVARVANRPILSSQVERATKERLWLRGLTLDSLAPAQRQAERKAALDDLIDHELLRAATKDEAAALPVSDAELDEAEKRLALRFESPEEMRAHLATEGIDSDKELRLRLGARLQQQRFIESRIKANISVSEQEARAWFDTHAAELARPERIEVRHVFVSTLQRDAAEARALLEKALAELTAKQKDFATIAAELSDDPRSKTDSGKLGWMTRDRLPADFAASVFALPPDRPSLVRTKLGWHLVEVTGRKPAEPRNFDEAKPEVIAALEAVKRRDAVQELRKTLREAAGSSIDVLDDLPAK is encoded by the coding sequence GTGCGCCTGACGACAAGCACCCTCCGCATCGGCTTCCTCACGGCCATCCTGCTCTATCTCGCGGGGGATCTCTTTGTTTTCACCGGCCCCTTGCGCCAGTGGATGCGGCGCGGCCTCCCCGATAGCCCCCAGTCGATCGCGAAGGCAAAGGCCCAAGGCGTGGTCGCACGAGTGGCGAACAGGCCTATCCTCTCATCCCAAGTCGAGCGCGCCACCAAGGAGCGCCTCTGGCTGCGCGGCCTCACGCTCGATTCACTGGCACCCGCGCAACGGCAGGCCGAGCGAAAGGCAGCGCTCGATGACCTCATCGACCACGAGCTCCTTCGCGCAGCCACGAAAGACGAAGCAGCCGCACTGCCGGTGTCCGACGCGGAGCTCGATGAAGCAGAGAAGCGGCTCGCCTTACGGTTCGAGAGCCCGGAGGAAATGCGCGCTCATCTCGCCACCGAAGGCATAGACTCGGACAAGGAACTGCGCCTGCGGCTTGGCGCCCGGCTCCAGCAGCAGCGATTCATCGAAAGCCGCATCAAGGCAAACATCAGCGTGAGCGAACAGGAAGCTCGGGCATGGTTCGACACTCATGCGGCAGAGCTTGCCCGGCCCGAACGAATCGAGGTCCGGCACGTGTTTGTCTCCACGCTCCAGCGCGACGCCGCGGAGGCACGGGCACTCTTGGAAAAAGCCTTGGCCGAATTGACCGCGAAGCAAAAGGACTTCGCCACCATCGCCGCCGAACTCAGCGACGATCCGCGCAGCAAGACCGACAGCGGCAAGCTCGGCTGGATGACTCGCGATCGCTTGCCGGCGGACTTTGCCGCCTCGGTTTTTGCCCTTCCGCCGGACCGCCCATCGCTGGTCCGCACCAAGCTCGGCTGGCATCTGGTGGAGGTCACCGGACGCAAACCCGCGGAGCCGCGGAATTTCGACGAGGCGAAACCCGAGGTGATCGCCGCTTTGGAAGCAGTGAAGCGACGCGACGCGGTGCAGGAACTCCGGAAGACCTTGCGTGAAGCAGCAGGAAGCTCCATCGACGTGCTCGACGACCTGCCCGCCAAATGA
- a CDS encoding L,D-transpeptidase family protein yields MFRNSVAAALLATALSSNADPLRALPVDPSEITPKEKVTPPPAPATPASAPTPVAQCTPIAPGVVKMQEHKPSSKSDAPAIANLPTGEDAIRLQVFLDQSNFGPGVVDGKPGRFTIQAVASWNEIHGHEADDMGPVLAAARKAVPNAFATALVPDIASKWVDSGLSHDHAGQAKAKQMSYRSIAEFMSERFHTSVDFILELNGAKNTWGVKPGGTLIVPNVKPFLIESISGKRYEADPTMSERHVVVDTKKNQVRIFEAAPAALVIDEEETVSNQPVLVKPKKAPVANHALVASFPITPGKPQFIHYGVWKLNNSVELPVWRYDKSLLETGKRGSDSLNIPPGPNSPVGIIWNGLSKPGIGLHGTADPETIGRARSAGCIRLANWDAIRIPTLIRPGATVEIR; encoded by the coding sequence ATGTTCCGGAATTCCGTCGCCGCCGCCCTACTTGCCACTGCTCTCTCGTCCAATGCCGACCCCCTGCGCGCCCTGCCCGTGGATCCGTCGGAAATCACGCCCAAAGAGAAAGTTACCCCTCCGCCCGCGCCTGCCACTCCGGCCTCCGCCCCGACTCCCGTCGCGCAGTGCACGCCGATCGCCCCGGGCGTGGTGAAGATGCAGGAGCACAAGCCGAGCTCGAAATCCGACGCTCCGGCGATCGCGAATCTCCCGACCGGCGAGGATGCAATCCGGCTCCAGGTCTTCCTCGACCAATCGAATTTCGGACCCGGCGTCGTCGATGGCAAGCCCGGCCGCTTCACCATCCAGGCAGTGGCCTCGTGGAATGAGATCCACGGCCACGAGGCGGATGACATGGGCCCCGTCCTGGCCGCCGCGCGCAAGGCCGTGCCGAATGCCTTCGCGACGGCCCTCGTCCCCGACATCGCCTCCAAGTGGGTGGATAGCGGACTCTCCCACGATCACGCAGGCCAGGCGAAGGCCAAGCAGATGAGCTACCGCAGCATCGCGGAGTTCATGTCGGAGCGCTTTCACACCAGCGTCGATTTCATCCTCGAGCTCAATGGCGCCAAGAACACCTGGGGCGTGAAGCCCGGCGGCACCCTGATCGTGCCAAACGTGAAGCCCTTCCTGATCGAAAGCATCAGCGGCAAGCGCTACGAGGCCGACCCCACGATGTCCGAACGCCACGTGGTGGTGGACACCAAGAAGAACCAGGTCCGCATCTTCGAAGCCGCTCCAGCCGCGCTGGTGATCGACGAAGAAGAAACCGTTTCCAACCAACCCGTGCTGGTGAAGCCGAAGAAGGCTCCGGTCGCGAATCACGCGCTGGTCGCCTCCTTCCCCATCACACCCGGCAAGCCGCAGTTCATCCACTACGGCGTGTGGAAGCTCAACAACAGCGTCGAGCTGCCGGTCTGGCGCTACGACAAGTCACTGCTCGAGACCGGCAAACGCGGTAGCGACTCCCTGAACATCCCGCCCGGCCCTAACAGCCCGGTGGGCATCATCTGGAATGGCCTCAGCAAGCCGGGCATCGGCCTCCACGGCACCGCCGATCCGGAAACGATCGGCCGCGCCCGCAGCGCCGGCTGCATCCGCCTCGCGAATTGGGATGCCATCCGCATCCCCACCCTGATCCGGCCCGGGGCGACGGTGGAAATCCGCTGA
- a CDS encoding GAF domain-containing sensor histidine kinase, with protein MTPPPLVSDPARLEALHSSGLLEGRPQPEFERITSLAARVLDVPVCLVSLVDADRQVFAGACGLPAPVDQSRETPLSHSFCQHAVNEGRPLIIRDARLDPRVSGNGAVTDLGVLAYLGFPLAGSDDHLFGAFCVIDTRPRDWTEQEIEAVRDFTALVAGQIELLISRHREKSSLEVVIHDLKSPLAGIKMATNLLKERSDRMPRELVPLVEALGESSDQASRLVDSLARRDRQEPRCQDLHAVLSNVLERHRPAAASKGLTLGHRNGIPLVQLAAAEWVIERVADNLLSNAIKFTPPGGTVRLEWILDQDEAGFEVSDTGPGFAVEDLPKIFSRYARMTACPTGGEASTGLGLSIVKRLVDEEGGSVRLVSPPGEGAIFRISFPLAK; from the coding sequence ATGACACCACCTCCCCTGGTTTCCGATCCAGCCCGGCTGGAAGCGCTCCATTCCAGCGGTCTGCTCGAAGGCAGACCCCAGCCGGAATTCGAGCGAATCACCTCCCTAGCCGCGCGCGTGCTGGACGTGCCCGTGTGCCTAGTTTCCCTCGTCGATGCCGACCGCCAGGTCTTCGCCGGCGCCTGCGGTCTGCCCGCACCCGTCGACCAATCCCGCGAGACGCCCCTGAGCCACTCCTTCTGCCAGCACGCCGTCAATGAAGGCCGCCCTCTCATTATCCGCGACGCCCGCCTCGACCCCCGCGTGTCCGGAAATGGTGCCGTCACCGACCTCGGCGTGCTCGCCTACCTCGGCTTCCCCTTGGCCGGCTCGGACGATCATCTCTTCGGCGCCTTCTGTGTGATCGACACTCGCCCGCGCGATTGGACGGAGCAGGAAATCGAGGCCGTTCGCGACTTCACCGCACTCGTCGCCGGTCAAATCGAGCTGCTGATTTCACGCCATCGCGAGAAGAGCTCGCTGGAGGTGGTCATCCACGATCTCAAGTCACCGCTGGCCGGCATCAAGATGGCCACCAACCTCCTCAAGGAGCGCTCCGATCGCATGCCCCGCGAGCTGGTCCCTCTGGTGGAAGCCTTGGGCGAATCCAGCGATCAAGCCTCGCGCCTGGTCGACTCACTCGCCCGCCGCGACCGGCAAGAGCCCCGCTGCCAGGACCTCCACGCGGTCCTTTCCAACGTCCTCGAACGCCATCGTCCGGCAGCGGCAAGCAAAGGACTGACGCTCGGCCACCGCAACGGCATCCCGCTCGTCCAGCTGGCCGCCGCCGAATGGGTCATCGAACGCGTCGCCGACAATCTCCTCAGCAACGCGATCAAGTTCACCCCTCCCGGCGGCACCGTGCGCTTGGAGTGGATCCTCGATCAGGATGAAGCCGGCTTCGAGGTCTCCGATACCGGCCCCGGCTTCGCCGTCGAGGACCTGCCGAAGATCTTCTCCCGCTACGCCCGCATGACCGCCTGCCCCACCGGTGGCGAAGCCTCCACCGGCCTCGGCCTCTCGATCGTGAAGCGCCTCGTGGATGAAGAAGGCGGCAGCGTCCGCCTCGTCAGCCCGCCCGGTGAAGGAGCCATCTTCCGCATCTCCTTTCCTCTCGCGAAGTAA